A genomic window from Anticarsia gemmatalis isolate Benzon Research Colony breed Stoneville strain chromosome 6, ilAntGemm2 primary, whole genome shotgun sequence includes:
- the LOC142973443 gene encoding palmitoyltransferase ZDHHC6-like isoform X2, with translation MVHLLGMWWPPHASIGGGIHGGLFLFFAGSTLYYFLQSLLEGPGFVPLGWKPENDENKQHLQFCTVCNGYKAPRSHHCRKCGYCIKKMDHHCPWINCCVGHNNHGYFTMFLINAVLGCTQAAVALSICMYHALNRVWYIHNGTGREPMIYLTLTTLLMTLLAIGMAVGVVLAVGALLYLQIRGILRNQTTIEDWIVEKAVGRREEQGLPPFVFPYNMGWKQNVKLVIFGGRFDGIHWPVRDGCGEYDLTKEQKAQKQDKRVRSRLYVAVSSYSGRWVPLLSRPRAALAAPCTDEPRLPLSAGDVIRATRQRRHWLFGEKILMDSSHRGPRGWFPRDAVTPSDMLPGDMPDVYDTNKCD, from the exons ATGGTCCACCTACTGGGGATGTGGTGGCCTCCACATGCATCAATAGGCGGTGGGATACACGGAGGCCTGTTCCTGTTCTTTGCTGGATCTACATTGTATTACTTCCTGCAGTCTTTACTTGAAGGACCTGGGTTTGTGCCATTAGGATGGAAACCG GAAAACGATGAAAACAAACAACACTTACAGTTTTGTACagtgtgtaacggttataaagcACCAAGGTCACACCACTGCAggaaat GTGGTTACTGTATAAAGAAGATGGACCACCACTGTCCATGGATCAACTGCTGCGTGGGTCACAATAACCACGGGTACTTCACCATGTTCCTCATCAATGCCGTGCTTGGATGCACACAGGCTGCTGTG GCACTCTCAATATGCATGTACCACGCGTTGAACCGCGTGTGGTACATCCACAACGGCACGGGCCGCGAGCCCATGATCTACCTCACGCTGACCACGCTGCTCATGACGCTACTCGCTATCGGCATGGCGGTAGGCGTCGTGCTGGCTGTTGGCGCGCTGTTGTACTTACAG ATTCGAGGTATCCTCCGCAACCAAACAACCATAGAAGACTGGATAGTAGAAAAAGCGGTAGGACGTCGAGAAGAACAAGGTCTTCCTCCCTTCGTGTTCCCATACAACATGGGCTGGAAGCAGAATGTCAAGCTGGTGATCTTCGGAGGCAGGTTCGATGGCATACACTGGCCTGTCCGGGACGGGTGTGGGGAGTATGATCTAACG AAAGAGCAGAAAGCCCAGAAGCAGGACAAGCGTGTCCGGTCTCGGCTGTACGTGGCAGTATCGTCGTACTCAGGTCGCTGGGTGCCGCTGCTGAGCCGGCCCCGAGCTGCACTCGCCGCGCCCTGCACCGACGAGCCGCGCCTGCCGCTCAGCGCCGGAGATGTCATACGAGCTACTAGGCAGAGACG ACACTGGTTATTCGGCGAGAAAATCCTAATGGACAGTTCGCACAGAGGTCCACGGGGTTGGTTCCCGCGTGATGCAGTGACACCATCGGACATGCTGCCCGGCGACATGCCCGACGTATACGACACGAACAAATGTGACTAG
- the LOC142973443 gene encoding palmitoyltransferase ZDHHC6-like isoform X1: MASTPFRRLLHWGPISVLAIIKLITWSMVHLLGMWWPPHASIGGGIHGGLFLFFAGSTLYYFLQSLLEGPGFVPLGWKPENDENKQHLQFCTVCNGYKAPRSHHCRKCGYCIKKMDHHCPWINCCVGHNNHGYFTMFLINAVLGCTQAAVALSICMYHALNRVWYIHNGTGREPMIYLTLTTLLMTLLAIGMAVGVVLAVGALLYLQIRGILRNQTTIEDWIVEKAVGRREEQGLPPFVFPYNMGWKQNVKLVIFGGRFDGIHWPVRDGCGEYDLTKEQKAQKQDKRVRSRLYVAVSSYSGRWVPLLSRPRAALAAPCTDEPRLPLSAGDVIRATRQRRHWLFGEKILMDSSHRGPRGWFPRDAVTPSDMLPGDMPDVYDTNKCD, translated from the exons ATGGCTTCAACGCCCTTTCGTAGATTGCTTCATTGGGGGCCGATATCTGTTTTGG CTATAATAAAACTGATAACATGGTCCATGGTCCACCTACTGGGGATGTGGTGGCCTCCACATGCATCAATAGGCGGTGGGATACACGGAGGCCTGTTCCTGTTCTTTGCTGGATCTACATTGTATTACTTCCTGCAGTCTTTACTTGAAGGACCTGGGTTTGTGCCATTAGGATGGAAACCG GAAAACGATGAAAACAAACAACACTTACAGTTTTGTACagtgtgtaacggttataaagcACCAAGGTCACACCACTGCAggaaat GTGGTTACTGTATAAAGAAGATGGACCACCACTGTCCATGGATCAACTGCTGCGTGGGTCACAATAACCACGGGTACTTCACCATGTTCCTCATCAATGCCGTGCTTGGATGCACACAGGCTGCTGTG GCACTCTCAATATGCATGTACCACGCGTTGAACCGCGTGTGGTACATCCACAACGGCACGGGCCGCGAGCCCATGATCTACCTCACGCTGACCACGCTGCTCATGACGCTACTCGCTATCGGCATGGCGGTAGGCGTCGTGCTGGCTGTTGGCGCGCTGTTGTACTTACAG ATTCGAGGTATCCTCCGCAACCAAACAACCATAGAAGACTGGATAGTAGAAAAAGCGGTAGGACGTCGAGAAGAACAAGGTCTTCCTCCCTTCGTGTTCCCATACAACATGGGCTGGAAGCAGAATGTCAAGCTGGTGATCTTCGGAGGCAGGTTCGATGGCATACACTGGCCTGTCCGGGACGGGTGTGGGGAGTATGATCTAACG AAAGAGCAGAAAGCCCAGAAGCAGGACAAGCGTGTCCGGTCTCGGCTGTACGTGGCAGTATCGTCGTACTCAGGTCGCTGGGTGCCGCTGCTGAGCCGGCCCCGAGCTGCACTCGCCGCGCCCTGCACCGACGAGCCGCGCCTGCCGCTCAGCGCCGGAGATGTCATACGAGCTACTAGGCAGAGACG ACACTGGTTATTCGGCGAGAAAATCCTAATGGACAGTTCGCACAGAGGTCCACGGGGTTGGTTCCCGCGTGATGCAGTGACACCATCGGACATGCTGCCCGGCGACATGCCCGACGTATACGACACGAACAAATGTGACTAG